Part of the Arvicola amphibius chromosome 17, mArvAmp1.2, whole genome shotgun sequence genome is shown below.
CCCTCCCGGATGGGAGGGAGACTGGTAGGCCACAAATAAAACATAAGGTTCCATTCTGTGTGGTGTGTTTGACAGAGTCACTAACTCCTGCATGGTAGTGGGGTTTCCAGGTTGTTTCCCTGTGGACCAGTGCCTTTTGTGGAGGGCGACAATATTCCTCTTCCTGCGCCTACTCTTCCTTGAGCCTGGTGCAGGTGCATTTTGGCTGAGCCGGAAGTTTCCTCATCCCTGCCCAGAGGAGGCCTCTGCTCAAAACTTTCTACTTCCAGACTGGAGTTTCCTACAGGGAATTAAGGCAGGGAGCAGACCTAGTCCTCGGCTCTGGCTCTCTGCCCCATCACAAGCTCACATGCTCTTCCCGGCTGCCGCTAAGCAGTGTCATGAGTCTGGGCCGGGTGGGAGATTAATTCCTGGGGGCACTTTAgggctgagaaggaaaaaaaaaacaggtctggGGCCACCCACAGAGAGGGGAAGCTGCCATCCTTAGTAGTTCCTACCTCCTAGGAGACAGTAGCATAGCCGGTCAAGAGGCCAGGCTGAGAAAGACAGCCTAAGGGGGGCCTGGGCAGAGCTGCCCTCTGCCAAAACCTAGCTTCAGCCAGGCAGGCTTCAGCCTCTTAGCTCCTCCTCATCATCACTGCCCTCACCGCCCCCCCAAACACGGAGACACTTAACACCCCTGCTCCGCAGCAAGAGTCCACCCCTCCAGACTTTGGCCTTAACTGTAGCGAGTGTGGGAGCCTGGGAAGGCTGGGAGCAAAGTCTCTTAAGCAGACGAAAAAGCCTGCCAGCTTTGCCCAGAGGTGAGTGGAGCGGTGGGAACGGGACGGGTGCTCTGAAAAGACTTGCTAGGGACGGCATGTGTTGATCGTTCATGCTTCCAGCTTCACGCACTGTCCTCACACAGAAGCCCTTTGATCTCCCACAGTGCTGAGGTGGCCCTGGTGGGTACCGTAGCGCAGTTTGCTAAATGAGAAAACAGGTTCCAAGACAGTGAAGGTGTCCAGCTCCACTTTGAGGCCGCCGGGGCTGAAATGCAAGGCTCTCGACTCCAGAAGTCAGGCAAGGATGCACCCAGAGGGTCTTGGTGTTGGTGGATTAGTAGAAGGTACAGTGGCACTCCAGGTCCCTCTGCCCCCACACAACACGTCTGTACAGAGCCAGCTCAGGTTGATTTCATTAGCTACAAACGTTAGCTTGCTCGTGTGTGTCCACATCTGTTTGGCACAATAAGCCCTAACCTGCCAATCATCTGCCTAGCAGACGGTTTCTTGGTTTGTCTGCTCAGACCAGACATTTCCAGCGTAGTAGACGGTAGGGGCCAGGGCTGAAGGGACAGAGGGAATGACAAGCTTTCCCGCCCAGTCTAGGCTGCCATCTGCAGGGCATCGCATCTAACCatgtggctgcctctgcttctgggtgCCTTGCTGTGGGCGGTGCTGTGGCTGCTCAGAGACCGGCAGAGACTGCCTGCCAGCAATGCTTTCATCTTCATCACTGGCTGTGACTCAGGCTTTGGGCGCCTTCTGGCACTGCAACTTGACCAGAAAGGCTTCCAAGTCCTGGCTGGCTGCCTGACCCCCTCTGGGGCAGAGGACCTACAGCGGATGGCCTCCTCCCGCCTCCACACAACACTGCTGGATGTCACCGATGCCCAGAATGTCCAGCAGGTTGCCAAGTGGGTAAAGACCCACGTCGGAGAAACTGGTGAGTAGTGGAGCCCCCGGGAACCTGGTCTCTACAGTAATCCCAGGAGTCACTGGGGCTGTGGGGAGGAATGGGGTTCAAATCCTCCCAGGAAGGAAACCTTCCCAGAACCCCAGCCTGTGTCTGTCATTTCCCCACAGGGCTTTTTGGTCTGGTGAACAACGCTGGTGTGGCTGGGGTCATCGGGCCTACACCATGGCTGACACGGGATGACTTCCAGCGTGTGCTGACCGTGAACACACTGGGTCCCATCGGGGTCACCCTTGCCCTGCTGCCTCTGCTACAGCAGGCCCGGGGCCGGGTGGTCAACATCACCAGCGTCCTGGGTCGTTTAGCAGCCAATGGCGGGGGCTACTGTGTTTCCAAGTTTGGCCTGGAGGCCTTCTCGGACAGCCTGAGGTGAGGGTGCACAGCTCCAGCCCAGCCTGGAGAGGGACGGGGATCTTACTCCAACGGGTACACTGGATGCTGGCACGGgccagaacaggaagaggagacagggttATAGAGAGCTGAAACCCCAGGCTTTATCACCTACAAGCTATGTCCTTAAATAGCTTACACTTGTGTGTGTTATTTGAGGCAAGTCTCACTGTGCCATCCTGACTGAGCTGggactcacagaaatcagcctgcctctgcccctctgcctcctagtgctgagcttaaaggtgtgtgagcaccaccacaccaagcagggacttttgttttgtttttttcctgcagtttttcgagacagggtttgttcctggttgtcctggaactcgctttatagaccaggctggcctcgaactcaccaagatctgcctgcctccacctttcaagtgctggaattaaaggcgtgcaccaccactgtccaaccTACttgatttttgagtcagggttacCCTccgtagtccaggctgacctcagattcttAGCAGTCCTCCTACTCAGCCTCTTGagcactggcattacagatgtgaGTCACCACACACCTAACGAGGTTATttctttaggtttgttttttttcttccaaatctgTTAAGTCAGAGTGAGACTTGCCTCATGGGGGTTCAGAGCAAAGTGGGGTATGTATAAGAACCCATCAGTGCCTTAGATGTTGGGGAAAaccttttgtcattttttttaaatggcatttacttacacacacacacacacacacatatacatgcacacataaaacagacacacatacatatttattgtgtgtacgcatgtacacatgaatgtacagctgccatggtgtgcatgtcaAAGTAAGCCcacaggagtctgttctctctgaGGTGGCGAGGCAAGGCGGGAGCCCTTCCTCCTCGATGAGTCATCCCGCCAGCCGCACAGCACtgttgctgtttatttgtttttgagacagggtttctctgtgtagccctggctatcccggaacttgctctgcagaccaggctggcctcgaactcaaagaaatcctcctgcctctgcctcccgggtgctaggattaaaggcaccaccatcACCTGCCTCCTCATTAACAGAAAAACTAGgatttttctttccatcctcTTACCCATCCTGTATGAATAGCTATGACTGTGGGACTAATTAGTAGGAGTGTGAGACACACCCCTAGACCAGGTCTGTCCttcaattttgagacagggtctactaGAGATAGACCAGgaggtcctttttttttaatgtgtgtgtattggtgtttggcctgtgtagatggagctgcagggctgtgtcccgccacccggctagctttacccaaaataattacacggaaactgtatttttttaaacactgcctggcctcttattggttaattctcacatcttcctttaacccatatttagtaatccatgtagcaccacaaggtgtggcttaccaggagagatcttaacctgcgtccatctcggataggagaagcatggcgactgcctgaagcatctccccctctttcccagaattctgttctgtctactccgcctacctaattttctgtctcttaaagggccaaggcagtttctttattaataatgaaagtaacatatagacattccTTCATcaggcctgcatgtatgtcttatatgaaggtgtcagatcctctggaactggagttacagctgtgagctgccatgtaggtgctggggatcgaacctgggtcctctagaagagcagctaatgcttttaaccattgagccagttctcctgtcctttttccttttattcttgagatagggtatcactttgtagcctagactggcctcagactcacagacacatCTGAACGACAATGCTCAAAGTCGGTGGGACTGTCAGGAGCTAAGATGGCCATGGGAGCAGTTCCCGACAGATAATTTCATTGCCTCTGTCCCCTTGCCTGTTCTTCCAGTCAGCATCATGGAAACAGATACATTTGGGTCTCAGCCCAGGCCAGAACAGGGCGGCACGATGCATCCCTACCCGAACTATCAAGTCACCTGCCAGCTAATACCAGTCTAGAGTCCCCACACCCAATACTCAGGTCTCAACCTTACAAGGCTCTAGATCAAGAACTGGTGGCCTGCAATTATCAACCACATGGGCTCAGCTGCCTTCAGGCCAATAatggtttttatatatttaaatagttaCATTGTAAATGGTTATATAAGTACATTAATTTTGCCAGATATTGTGGCatacaccttttaatcccagcacgcagggcagaggcaagagtatccctgagtttgagaccaacctggtctacataatgagttccggtccagccagggctacatggtaaaaCCCTgtagcaaaataaacaaaaacactaatTTTGTCTGGCCTATAGTATGTCAAAATTTACTATCAAGAAAAAGTAAGAGATGGGATGGGGAGAAGCTCACCAGTTAAGATCGCTGTGTGATCATGAGGACCCATACCCATGTAACATGATGCCCTCtcctgtgtatgtgcatacacactcccacatgtacaaacacatgcacacacatgtgcacacacgcacacacatgtgcaaacacatgcacacacatatgcacacatgtacaaataaacTCCCACATgggcaaacacatgcacatacacgtgtgcacacaatgcacacatttACATGAATCTTTTGAAGACAGGAACGAACAGAAAGATCCTGAATTCAGAGTTAATCTGGACTACAATTAGCAGCGTGAGGCTTTAGGCTTGATCCCAAGCACCTACCACCACCAAAGTAAAGGAAATACAGCTTGCTAACCATTAATCTAGTTAACAGGATAAAATACATAATAGAGATGTGTTTAGTGAGACCCACCCATAATTCCAAGActagggagctgaggcaggagactgaggccagcctgggccacaaaacaaccccccccccccccgccccagcacAGTGAtataggcctgtaatcctagcacattCAAGGCCAACTTCTACATAGCAACCTCAAGCTACATGAAAACCgatctcaaaattttttttttctttcaagccagCAAAATGGCTGAGCGCTTCCTTACAAGCCGGACATCCTGAGTGTAGTGAACATCCGTGGTAGAAGAAAACCAAGCTGTCCTGAGACATCCAGACATGAacagtggcacacacatacacaaaaagattggcctagactacacagtgagaccctgcctcataaaataagttttaaaaaatgagagagaaatatCCAGCTAACATAACGgctcacacccataatcccaatacatggaaggcagagacagaagttaCCAGTTCAATGCTAGCCTGGACtacgtgagactctgtctcaaaacacaaaaacaagggGTCAGGGAGGTGACTCAGAGGATAAGAGTGATTAAAATCTGCTcttgcgggctggagagatggtgcagaggttaagagcactgactgctcttccaaaggtcctgagttcaattcccagcaaccacatggtagctcacaaccatctgtaatggggtctggtgccctcttctggcctgcagaaatacacacagagagaatattgtatacataataaataaataaataaatattttaaaaaaaatctgctcttgcagaggagcagaCTGGtcccctagcacccacatggtgggtggTTCAcaacagctgtaactccagctgcaaggGACCTGACACCTGACCAATGAAGGCTCCTGCATACTCATGAACTCATGCAACGCACATAAATAATCAGCaggcttttaaaaatgagaatataagGAAAACAAAGTGAGAGGTCCCAGCCCTCACTGGTGATGGTGTGGCGTGTATGCTGGTCCACCATACACAGGCCCTAGGTTTATCCTCAGTGCCagggagaaaaacaagaagaTCCCCACGCTCCCCAT
Proteins encoded:
- the Rdh5 gene encoding retinol dehydrogenase 5 isoform X2 — translated: MWLPLLLGALLWAVLWLLRDRQRLPASNAFIFITGCDSGFGRLLALQLDQKGFQVLAGCLTPSGAEDLQRMASSRLHTTLLDVTDAQNVQQVAKWVKTHVGETGLFGLVNNAGVAGVIGPTPWLTRDDFQRVLTVNTLGPIGVTLALLPLLQQARGRVVNITSVLGRLAANGGGYCVSKFGLEAFSDSLRRDVAPFGVQVSIVEPGFFRTPVTSLESLENTLKACWAQLPPATRAHYGETFLTSYLRVQRRIMNLICDPDLAKVTSCLEHALTARHPRTRYSPGWDAKLLWLPASYLPASLVDSVLTRILPRPAQSVS
- the Rdh5 gene encoding retinol dehydrogenase 5 isoform X1; amino-acid sequence: MWLPLLLGALLWAVLWLLRDRQRLPASNAFIFITGCDSGFGRLLALQLDQKGFQVLAGCLTPSGAEDLQRMASSRLHTTLLDVTDAQNVQQVAKWVKTHVGETGLFGLVNNAGVAGVIGPTPWLTRDDFQRVLTVNTLGPIGVTLALLPLLQQARGRVVNITSVLGRLAANGGGYCVSKFGLEAFSDSLRRDVAPFGVQVSIVEPGFFRTPVTSLESLENTLKACWAQLPPATRAHYGETFLTSYTDLRVQRRIMNLICDPDLAKVTSCLEHALTARHPRTRYSPGWDAKLLWLPASYLPASLVDSVLTRILPRPAQSVS